One stretch of Priestia megaterium DNA includes these proteins:
- a CDS encoding DUF421 domain-containing protein produces MYKDIAIELICGFLALFIMLKLLGKTQFAQITPFDFITTLVLGNIVGDAALEKGVELTEILYSVLIWGLLIYAVTKLSQTFTGFRGILEGKPSMIIYKGKILYKELKKNNLDLNQLQHLMRQQGYFSLYEAEYVILETNGEVSVAPKHEFGPPTKNDLNIPYSQTNLPIALIMDGKVVPGNLKEANVDERWLKKQLAIKKIKKYSEVFYAEWQQERGLEITKF; encoded by the coding sequence ATGTATAAAGATATTGCGATTGAACTGATATGTGGATTTTTAGCGCTATTTATTATGCTGAAGCTTTTAGGTAAGACGCAGTTTGCTCAAATCACTCCGTTTGACTTTATTACCACGCTTGTCCTGGGAAATATTGTGGGGGATGCAGCTCTTGAAAAAGGAGTAGAGTTAACTGAAATTCTTTATAGCGTTTTGATTTGGGGGCTTCTGATCTACGCAGTGACAAAGCTATCTCAAACCTTTACAGGATTTAGAGGGATTCTTGAAGGAAAGCCTTCAATGATTATTTATAAAGGGAAAATCCTTTACAAAGAGCTTAAGAAAAACAACTTGGACTTGAATCAGCTTCAGCATCTAATGAGACAGCAAGGGTATTTTTCACTGTATGAAGCAGAATACGTCATTTTAGAAACAAATGGAGAGGTGAGCGTCGCTCCTAAACATGAATTCGGCCCTCCGACGAAAAATGATTTAAACATCCCTTATTCTCAAACCAATTTACCTATTGCTTTAATCATGGATGGAAAAGTAGTGCCTGGTAATTTGAAAGAAGCAAACGTAGATGAAAGATGGTTAAAAAAACAGCTTGCAATCAAGAAAATTAAAAAATACAGCGAAGTTTTTTATGCTGAATGGCAGCAAGAGCGAGGACTAGAAATAACAAAATTCTAA
- a CDS encoding M15 family metallopeptidase, which translates to MRYFLFICSLAFTLMIAGCGTSNSSSKPAREFTKNGQAQKLESSSASSSLTKPNVDETVVIANPESVTALVNKNRQLPESYQPSDLVYADVPFMFNEKIEKRMLRKPAAQALEELFPDAEKEGISLLGVSGYRSHERQKELFAFYAKRDGEEQARTYSAYPGTSEHETGLAIDVTGGSGMCAAADCFADTSEAHWLSKNAYQYGFIIRYPEGEEQVTGYKYEPWHLRYVGKKAAASIFNQYATLETYASKKKA; encoded by the coding sequence ATGAGATACTTTTTATTTATTTGTTCTTTAGCTTTTACGCTGATGATAGCAGGGTGCGGAACAAGCAATTCTTCATCAAAGCCTGCCAGAGAATTCACAAAAAATGGACAGGCTCAAAAACTAGAAAGCTCATCAGCTTCTTCATCTTTAACGAAACCTAATGTAGACGAAACAGTGGTAATAGCCAATCCAGAATCGGTTACGGCTTTAGTTAATAAAAATCGTCAGCTTCCTGAATCCTATCAGCCTTCCGATTTAGTCTATGCCGACGTTCCGTTTATGTTCAACGAAAAAATAGAAAAACGAATGCTTAGAAAGCCTGCGGCACAAGCGCTTGAAGAACTTTTCCCAGATGCTGAAAAAGAGGGAATCAGTTTACTTGGTGTATCTGGTTATCGATCTCACGAGCGGCAAAAAGAGCTTTTTGCATTTTACGCAAAGCGAGACGGCGAAGAACAAGCACGCACCTATAGCGCCTACCCTGGAACAAGTGAACACGAAACGGGACTAGCAATCGATGTCACGGGAGGAAGTGGAATGTGTGCTGCAGCAGACTGCTTCGCTGATACATCAGAGGCTCATTGGCTTTCAAAAAATGCGTATCAATACGGATTCATTATTCGATACCCTGAAGGTGAAGAGCAGGTTACCGGCTATAAATACGAACCATGGCACCTTAGATATGTAGGGAAAAAAGCAGCCGCATCCATTTTTAATCAATATGCAACGTTAGAAACCTATGCAAGTAAGAAAAAAGCTTAA
- a CDS encoding TolB family protein codes for MKRYRLMIYMASGLFILTSCAQGQSHRETVEKPDKKITVLDQVDQDGKIEVKNVQDIKGVRAFQFLNEHSIIVSKENKQFRSHDFGSKEVYAQNLATYNLKNKSTFVLHPSDEIQHAAKLSPNGEYLFYKVAKGEDTFGYIMNVQTKETVKIKNALLYPSSGEWLNNSEVMFITMEGKLSKANVKGEAEPLLHRGDRILDAVKGIGGIYYIGVNNQLFFLHNEKTDPEKIRDDVVSIIPSPNGKQLALIQQKDAQTRTLSITDLKGSEAFQLALSTQIFGASWSPDGSKLAYNFISEKEGDKGIFIADGLTGDVTHLNVNLDYATDQLAWSQSGNKLVASSFTQNQVHTYIIFLK; via the coding sequence TTGAAACGGTATAGATTAATGATATATATGGCAAGCGGTCTTTTTATTTTAACCTCGTGCGCCCAAGGACAAAGCCATAGGGAAACTGTTGAAAAACCCGACAAGAAAATCACTGTATTGGATCAAGTAGATCAAGATGGAAAAATAGAGGTGAAAAACGTTCAGGATATCAAAGGAGTCAGAGCGTTTCAATTTTTGAATGAACACAGCATTATCGTTAGTAAAGAAAATAAACAATTTCGCTCGCACGATTTCGGTTCCAAAGAGGTATATGCGCAGAATTTAGCTACTTATAATTTAAAAAATAAGTCCACTTTTGTTTTGCATCCAAGCGATGAAATTCAACATGCGGCGAAGCTTTCTCCGAATGGTGAGTATCTTTTTTATAAAGTTGCAAAAGGCGAAGATACATTTGGTTATATAATGAACGTTCAAACAAAAGAAACAGTTAAAATAAAGAATGCTCTTCTCTATCCATCGAGCGGAGAATGGCTTAATAATTCAGAAGTAATGTTTATTACAATGGAAGGAAAGCTTTCTAAAGCAAATGTAAAAGGAGAAGCAGAACCTCTGTTGCACAGAGGCGATCGAATTTTAGATGCAGTTAAAGGAATAGGCGGCATTTATTATATTGGTGTAAACAACCAGCTTTTTTTCCTTCATAATGAAAAGACGGATCCGGAAAAAATTCGAGATGATGTTGTCTCTATTATTCCGTCTCCAAATGGAAAACAATTAGCGCTCATTCAGCAAAAAGATGCTCAAACGAGAACACTGTCTATCACAGATTTAAAAGGATCAGAGGCCTTTCAGCTTGCTCTGTCCACTCAAATTTTTGGTGCAAGCTGGTCTCCCGACGGTTCGAAATTAGCTTATAACTTTATTTCTGAAAAAGAGGGAGATAAAGGGATATTCATAGCAGATGGATTAACAGGAGATGTTACACACTTAAACGTAAATTTAGACTATGCCACTGATCAGCTTGCTTGGAGTCAATCAGGAAATAAACTAGTTGCATCGAGCTTTACGCAAAATCAAGTTCATACTTATATTATCTTTTTGAAATAG
- a CDS encoding sensor histidine kinase — protein MKISLKAKMGLVLAFLIILTVTVLSVLVLKGIETNQRDQLESELIQKSKAAEQTIRQSYLTGDPSLNINSFLQQKGQRLASSIASQSGMQTVLYNQKGQEAGSSIPIGQKDVDVSDTLSYALKGKIAYQNSGSSLIYFAPVSIDNQFIGAVRFDHSLKNNQQFIADIRHLFRAWGTIAAASAFLIGYAYFYRIASIIASLQKTSQQIRKGRYLTDLPFKRGDELGELSQGLFFMSTSIEKNIDQMKEEKRKLELAISKLQSLEQQQKQFIGNISHEFKTPLTSIKAYVDLLDMYRDDPQLMEDGVQNIRKETDRLHEMVDKILKLSALEKYDFEQRPESVKLKGLLEDICDRMKGKAAKFDLTLHTNINESVVWADRESLIHIFINLIDNAIKYNEPGGKVEVTSYTLENSIIVDIANTGIGIPAEAEEKLFQPFFTVNKDRSRLSGGTGLGLALAKDLTEKQKGVIKLHHSDPAWTIFKVSFPLKNKEMS, from the coding sequence ATGAAAATAAGCCTCAAAGCTAAGATGGGACTCGTTCTTGCTTTTTTAATTATTTTAACAGTAACTGTCCTGAGCGTACTCGTATTAAAAGGAATTGAAACAAATCAGCGCGATCAGCTAGAAAGTGAACTTATTCAAAAAAGCAAAGCAGCCGAGCAAACAATTCGTCAAAGTTATTTAACGGGTGACCCCTCTTTGAACATAAATTCTTTTCTTCAGCAAAAAGGACAGCGCCTTGCATCTTCTATTGCATCACAAAGCGGAATGCAAACAGTTCTATATAATCAAAAAGGACAGGAAGCAGGAAGTTCTATTCCCATCGGCCAAAAAGATGTGGATGTTTCTGACACGCTTAGCTATGCTTTGAAAGGAAAAATAGCCTATCAAAACTCGGGTTCTTCTCTTATTTACTTTGCACCTGTGTCAATCGATAATCAATTTATTGGAGCCGTTCGTTTTGACCATTCATTAAAAAATAATCAGCAGTTTATAGCTGACATTAGACACCTATTTCGTGCTTGGGGAACGATTGCAGCAGCCTCAGCCTTTTTAATTGGCTATGCTTATTTTTACCGTATTGCTTCGATTATTGCTAGCCTTCAAAAAACTTCACAGCAGATTCGAAAAGGCCGTTATTTAACCGACCTGCCGTTCAAACGGGGCGATGAACTCGGGGAGCTCAGTCAAGGCTTGTTTTTTATGAGTACGTCGATTGAAAAAAATATCGATCAAATGAAGGAAGAAAAAAGAAAGCTTGAACTCGCTATTTCAAAGCTACAGTCTCTTGAACAGCAGCAAAAGCAGTTTATCGGAAACATCAGCCACGAATTTAAAACGCCTTTAACATCAATCAAAGCCTATGTTGACTTACTTGATATGTATCGAGATGATCCTCAGCTTATGGAAGACGGCGTGCAAAATATCCGTAAAGAAACGGATCGTCTTCATGAAATGGTAGATAAAATCTTAAAACTTTCAGCACTTGAGAAATATGATTTTGAGCAGCGACCGGAGTCAGTTAAATTGAAGGGACTTCTCGAAGACATATGCGACCGCATGAAAGGAAAAGCGGCTAAATTTGATTTAACCCTTCATACAAATATAAACGAATCGGTTGTTTGGGCTGATCGCGAAAGCTTAATACACATTTTTATCAATTTAATTGATAATGCTATTAAATATAATGAACCAGGCGGAAAAGTGGAAGTAACGTCTTACACTTTAGAGAATTCTATCATTGTGGATATAGCCAACACTGGAATAGGAATTCCAGCTGAAGCGGAAGAGAAATTATTCCAACCATTTTTTACTGTAAATAAAGACCGGTCGCGATTATCCGGAGGAACAGGCCTTGGCTTAGCATTAGCCAAAGATTTAACTGAAAAACAAAAAGGCGTTATCAAGTTGCATCATTCTGACCCTGCATGGACAATTTTCAAAGTGTCGTTTCCTTTGAAAAACAAAGAAATGAGTTAG
- a CDS encoding response regulator transcription factor produces the protein MNKRILVVDDEKSIATAVSYAFKREGYIVDTASDGEEALEKVKSFQPDVMILDVMMPKLTGYEVCRKLENRRGMGIILLTVKNDIVDKVLGLELGADDYMTKPFDLRELVARAKALVRRMEKNAAPEAAGEITVGKVKVNLIQRTLHVANDLVKLTPKEFDLIALLLVNLERVYTREDLLDLVWGMDYAGGTRTVDIHMQRLRKKVGDAEPYLLQTVYGVGYKATAGVNE, from the coding sequence TTGAATAAAAGGATTTTAGTAGTTGATGATGAAAAAAGTATTGCTACAGCGGTATCCTATGCTTTCAAGCGCGAAGGATATATTGTAGACACAGCATCTGACGGTGAGGAAGCACTTGAAAAAGTAAAAAGCTTTCAACCTGACGTGATGATATTAGATGTGATGATGCCGAAATTAACCGGCTATGAAGTATGCCGAAAACTTGAGAATCGAAGAGGAATGGGGATTATCTTGTTAACGGTTAAAAATGATATCGTTGATAAAGTTCTAGGCTTAGAGTTAGGCGCAGATGATTACATGACCAAGCCTTTTGATTTAAGAGAACTTGTAGCCAGAGCTAAAGCACTTGTTCGGCGAATGGAAAAGAATGCAGCGCCTGAGGCTGCAGGAGAAATCACTGTAGGAAAAGTGAAGGTAAACTTAATTCAGCGCACGTTACACGTTGCCAATGATTTAGTCAAGCTTACACCAAAAGAATTTGATCTTATTGCTTTATTACTTGTCAACTTAGAAAGAGTGTACACGAGAGAAGATTTATTAGATCTTGTCTGGGGAATGGATTATGCAGGCGGTACACGTACGGTAGACATTCACATGCAGCGCCTTCGAAAAAAAGTAGGAGACGCAGAACCTTATTTGCTACAAACAGTATATGGCGTTGGATATAAAGCGACAGCAGGGGTCAATGAATGA
- a CDS encoding FAD-dependent monooxygenase: protein MNPQILIVGAGPTGLVMAYNLARHNIPFRIIDRSDGPGQASRAMAILPRTLEFYQQFGFADEVIDRGIKMEDVYVRVKNKIKAKVHLGSLGEGLSPFPFVLTFPQDDHERFLLEKLKNLGIEVEWKTELLSLAEHGEGVKTLLKAQQEETAYFKYICGCDGAHSTVRKQMKIEFKGEKYKQHFYVMDVEGSGEMMKNQKISISFSNEEFLICMPVRSKGTYRMIGVIPSAFGDQNDVKAENIHAFLQQTFGAQVEGINWFSTYHIHHRVASRFRQGRIFLSGDAAHIHSPAGGQGMNTGIGDAINLSWKLAAVLQHKAALSILDTYEEERLPFAELLVNTTDHAFKRMVARDKTSQFFRKHIFPPVLSFLFRFPYPRHKAFTILSQIRIKYRNSDLNSGQGTSVQSGDRLPYVEGNFESLQSLNWQIHVYGTAAEKLKKSMQEKDFSLHEFSWNSYLKKAGLQKDALYVIRPDGYIGFISSEQRMDLLHQYLHTHNILPFTNEY from the coding sequence ATGAATCCACAAATCCTAATCGTTGGTGCCGGCCCTACTGGCCTCGTTATGGCCTACAATTTAGCCAGACATAACATTCCTTTTCGAATTATTGATAGAAGCGACGGGCCTGGGCAAGCCTCCCGGGCAATGGCTATTTTACCGCGAACCCTTGAATTTTATCAGCAGTTCGGTTTTGCAGATGAAGTCATAGACCGCGGGATTAAGATGGAAGATGTATACGTCCGAGTAAAGAATAAAATAAAAGCAAAAGTTCATCTAGGATCTTTAGGAGAAGGATTAAGTCCTTTTCCTTTTGTTCTTACATTTCCACAGGACGACCACGAGCGGTTTCTACTTGAAAAATTAAAAAATCTTGGGATTGAAGTAGAATGGAAGACGGAGTTACTATCTCTAGCTGAACACGGAGAAGGGGTAAAAACTTTATTAAAAGCCCAGCAAGAGGAAACCGCTTATTTTAAGTATATTTGTGGATGTGACGGAGCACATAGTACAGTTCGGAAACAAATGAAGATAGAATTTAAAGGAGAAAAATATAAACAGCATTTTTATGTGATGGATGTTGAAGGCTCTGGTGAAATGATGAAGAATCAAAAAATCAGTATTTCATTTAGCAATGAAGAATTTTTGATTTGTATGCCTGTTAGAAGTAAAGGAACGTATCGAATGATCGGCGTTATTCCTTCAGCTTTTGGGGATCAAAACGATGTAAAAGCTGAAAACATTCACGCTTTTCTTCAACAAACATTTGGTGCTCAGGTTGAGGGTATAAATTGGTTCTCGACATATCATATCCATCACAGAGTAGCAAGTCGTTTCCGACAGGGGCGTATTTTTCTAAGTGGAGATGCAGCCCATATTCATAGTCCTGCAGGCGGACAAGGAATGAACACAGGAATTGGAGATGCAATCAACCTTTCATGGAAATTAGCAGCTGTCCTTCAACACAAAGCGGCACTTTCCATATTAGATACATACGAAGAAGAAAGGTTGCCTTTTGCAGAGCTGCTTGTAAATACAACTGATCACGCTTTTAAGCGAATGGTGGCACGAGATAAAACGAGTCAATTTTTTAGAAAGCATATCTTTCCGCCTGTACTATCCTTTTTATTTCGTTTCCCTTATCCCCGTCACAAAGCATTTACGATTTTATCTCAAATCCGCATTAAGTATCGAAATAGTGACCTAAACAGCGGGCAAGGGACAAGTGTGCAAAGTGGTGATCGGTTACCTTATGTGGAAGGGAATTTTGAATCTTTACAGTCATTAAACTGGCAAATACATGTCTATGGAACAGCAGCAGAGAAGCTAAAAAAGAGCATGCAAGAAAAAGACTTCTCCTTGCACGAGTTTTCTTGGAACTCTTACTTGAAGAAAGCAGGGCTTCAAAAAGATGCTCTGTACGTTATTAGACCGGACGGATACATTGGTTTTATTAGCAGCGAGCAGCGTATGGATCTGCTGCATCAATATTTGCATACGCATAACATTCTTCCTTTTACAAATGAATATTAG
- a CDS encoding YhgE/Pip domain-containing protein, translating into MKLVHQKRIYFSPIIVVAVIFIFILTLIPSVSQAPKNLPIAFVNADEGMTVPAKGKVNIGDQIKQNMKSSSTEQSSVKWIFVSTTKEVEKGLNNQKYYGALIIPKDFTQKQATLQTAQPDAPAIRLLVNQGMNTAASTLASQVLNGAVDKINENMRLQIVKRFEQNGTQLSANQALALAAPIQKTVINVNQTGTHSVNGNAPVSLFQPLWMASIAGAAVVFLAIQKITFSSRKEKIVNQVGFVIIGVILALAAGFGLAWLAEVVGISVPSFLDTALFLAIAYFSFFTLISAVLSWLGLKGLPIFVIILFFGAPLLSMAPEIMPDFYREWIYPWLPMRFMVDGVRELFFFGEHLTWNHSVSALALISLISLCALFASALPASSVKKEKSRSI; encoded by the coding sequence ATGAAGTTAGTTCACCAAAAACGTATATACTTTTCACCAATTATAGTGGTAGCAGTTATTTTCATTTTTATCCTAACGTTAATTCCTTCAGTAAGCCAAGCACCTAAGAATTTGCCAATTGCATTCGTAAATGCCGACGAAGGAATGACAGTTCCAGCAAAGGGTAAGGTAAATATAGGAGATCAAATAAAACAAAATATGAAGAGTTCAAGCACTGAACAGTCTTCGGTTAAATGGATTTTTGTATCAACTACTAAAGAAGTTGAAAAAGGGTTAAATAATCAAAAATACTATGGGGCGCTTATCATTCCAAAAGATTTCACCCAAAAACAGGCGACTCTTCAGACGGCTCAGCCTGATGCACCTGCTATTAGATTATTAGTGAATCAGGGAATGAATACAGCTGCTTCAACACTAGCAAGTCAGGTGCTAAACGGAGCAGTTGATAAGATAAATGAAAATATGCGCTTGCAGATAGTGAAAAGATTTGAACAAAACGGAACGCAACTAAGTGCAAACCAAGCATTAGCACTCGCTGCACCGATTCAAAAGACAGTTATAAACGTAAACCAAACAGGGACTCATAGTGTCAACGGAAATGCCCCCGTTTCATTATTTCAGCCGCTGTGGATGGCGAGTATAGCAGGGGCAGCAGTTGTATTTCTCGCTATCCAAAAAATCACGTTTTCTTCTCGTAAAGAGAAAATCGTTAACCAAGTAGGGTTCGTAATCATCGGGGTTATACTTGCTTTAGCTGCAGGTTTCGGGCTAGCGTGGCTGGCTGAAGTAGTTGGAATAAGCGTTCCTTCATTTTTGGATACAGCACTATTCTTAGCTATTGCTTACTTCAGTTTTTTCACTCTGATATCAGCCGTACTTTCATGGCTAGGACTAAAGGGACTTCCGATTTTCGTTATTATTCTATTTTTTGGCGCACCTTTACTTTCAATGGCCCCAGAGATTATGCCTGATTTTTATAGAGAGTGGATTTATCCATGGCTGCCAATGAGATTTATGGTAGATGGCGTACGAGAACTATTTTTCTTTGGAGAACATCTGACATGGAATCATTCTGTATCTGCTCTAGCTCTTATCTCTTTAATAAGTTTATGTGCTCTGTTTGCTTCTGCTTTACCTGCATCTTCTGTAAAAAAAGAGAAGTCTCGCTCAATATAA
- a CDS encoding TetR/AcrR family transcriptional regulator: MGNSKTDRRIIRTKRFIRDALTELMEEKGFEGVTVRDLTKKADINRGTFYLHYQDKYDLLEKSENEVIQEIKEFIKKANPNEIVSANLKEQPLPFIIALFEYIQENARFMQVMLGPKGNPGFHLKIKEVMKTNMLEKLELIDNKMPPLVPLEHLMSYVTSAHLGVIQHWLEQDMKQSPREMALTLASMTFLGPAYVAGIKRT; the protein is encoded by the coding sequence GTGGGTAATTCAAAAACAGATCGCCGAATTATTCGAACAAAAAGATTCATTCGAGATGCTTTAACAGAATTGATGGAAGAGAAAGGGTTTGAAGGAGTAACAGTCAGAGATCTAACAAAAAAAGCGGATATTAATCGTGGAACCTTTTATTTACACTACCAGGACAAATACGATTTGCTTGAAAAAAGCGAAAATGAAGTCATTCAAGAGATAAAAGAATTTATCAAAAAAGCAAATCCAAATGAGATTGTGTCTGCTAATTTGAAAGAACAGCCTTTACCGTTTATTATTGCACTTTTTGAATATATTCAAGAGAATGCGCGTTTTATGCAGGTTATGCTTGGTCCAAAAGGAAATCCTGGATTTCATCTTAAAATTAAAGAGGTCATGAAAACCAATATGCTGGAAAAATTAGAGCTCATTGATAATAAAATGCCTCCGCTTGTTCCACTTGAACATTTAATGTCTTATGTAACGTCAGCGCATCTTGGAGTCATTCAGCACTGGCTAGAACAAGATATGAAGCAGTCACCGCGAGAAATGGCCCTGACACTCGCTAGCATGACTTTTTTGGGTCCTGCTTATGTTGCAGGCATTAAACGAACATAA
- the odhB gene encoding 2-oxoglutarate dehydrogenase complex dihydrolipoyllysine-residue succinyltransferase: protein MGEIKVPELAESISEGTVAQWLKQVGDFVEKGDYIVELETDKVNVEITAEDSGVLTELLAGEGDTVQVGETIARLEAKEGASASAAPKAEEKPAEEAPKQEAAPAQQKTVEEVAPAAEAPQQGNQKQWLIASPAARKAARERGIKLDQVPTTDPLGRVRKHDIDSYADQKSNEQKQQAQASKPANPVSPSPAASENSDKPVERERMSRRRQTIAKRLVEVQQTAAMLTTFNEVDMTAVMALRKRRKDKFFEQHDVRLGFMSFFTKAVVAALKKYPLLNAEIQGNELLIKKFYDIGIAVSAPDGLVVPVVRDADRKTFAGIEGSIVDLAKKARDNKLALKDLQGGTFTITNGGVFGSLMSTPILNGPQVGILGMHKVQLRPVAIDEERIENRPMMYIALSYDHRIVDGKEAVSFLATVKELLEDPESLLLEG, encoded by the coding sequence ATGGGAGAGATTAAAGTACCGGAATTAGCAGAATCAATTTCTGAAGGAACAGTTGCACAGTGGCTAAAACAAGTAGGAGATTTTGTTGAAAAAGGCGATTATATCGTTGAACTTGAAACAGATAAAGTTAACGTGGAAATTACAGCTGAAGACTCTGGTGTGCTAACAGAACTTCTTGCTGGTGAAGGCGACACAGTGCAAGTTGGTGAAACAATTGCACGTCTTGAAGCGAAAGAAGGAGCTTCAGCATCAGCAGCACCAAAAGCTGAAGAAAAACCAGCAGAGGAAGCACCAAAGCAAGAAGCGGCTCCAGCTCAGCAAAAAACTGTTGAAGAAGTTGCGCCAGCAGCTGAAGCGCCTCAGCAAGGAAATCAAAAACAATGGCTGATTGCTTCTCCTGCAGCTCGCAAAGCAGCAAGAGAACGCGGAATCAAGCTAGATCAAGTGCCAACTACTGATCCTCTTGGCCGTGTGCGTAAACATGATATTGATTCATATGCAGATCAAAAATCAAATGAGCAAAAACAGCAGGCACAAGCAAGTAAGCCAGCTAACCCGGTATCTCCGTCTCCAGCGGCAAGTGAAAATAGCGACAAACCTGTTGAACGCGAACGTATGTCACGTCGTCGTCAAACAATTGCCAAACGTCTTGTTGAAGTTCAGCAAACAGCGGCTATGCTAACAACGTTTAACGAAGTAGACATGACCGCTGTTATGGCTCTTCGCAAACGACGCAAAGACAAATTCTTTGAACAGCACGACGTAAGACTTGGCTTTATGTCATTCTTTACAAAAGCAGTAGTAGCAGCACTTAAAAAGTATCCATTATTAAACGCTGAAATTCAAGGAAACGAGTTATTAATTAAAAAATTCTATGATATCGGTATTGCTGTGTCAGCTCCAGACGGTCTTGTTGTTCCAGTTGTACGTGATGCTGACCGCAAAACATTCGCTGGTATCGAAGGATCTATCGTTGATTTAGCGAAAAAAGCGCGCGACAATAAATTAGCATTAAAAGATTTACAAGGTGGAACGTTCACAATTACAAACGGCGGCGTATTCGGTTCATTAATGTCTACACCAATCCTAAACGGACCTCAAGTTGGTATTTTAGGAATGCACAAAGTCCAGCTTCGTCCGGTAGCAATTGATGAAGAGCGTATCGAAAATCGTCCGATGATGTATATTGCACTTTCTTACGATCACCGTATCGTTGACGGCAAAGAAGCCGTAAGCTTCCTAGCTACTGTTAAAGAACTATTAGAAGATCCAGAATCTTTATTACTAGAAGGTTAA